In Neisseria perflava, the DNA window CGATACCGTATTCATCGCCGGTGCCGGCCCTGTCGGTATGTCTGCGTTGCTGACTGCGCAACTGTATAGCCCTGCCGCCATCATCGTTTGCGATATGGATGAAAACCGCTTGAAACTGGCGAAAGAATTGGGCGCGACCCATACCATCAACCCTGCTTCCGGTGATGTGAGCAAGCAAGTTACCGCTATCGTCGGCGAAGACGGCGTAGATTGCGCCATTGAAGCGGTCGGTATCCCTGCGACTTGGAATATGTGTCAAGACATCGTGAAACCCGGCGGTCATATCGCAGTGGTCGGTGTACATGGTCAATCCGTTGATTTCAAACTGGAAAAACTGTGGATTAAAAACCTTGCCATTACTACCGGCCTGGTTAACGCCAATACCACCGAAATGCTGATGAAAGCCATTTCCAGCAGCTCAGTAGATTACACCAAAATGATGACCCACCATTTCAAATTCAGCGAATTGGAAAAAGCTTACGATGTATTCAAACACGCTGCTGAAAACCAAGCCATGAAAGTAGTTTTGGAAGCGGATTGATTTGAAAATCGCTTAATATGCCGTTAATTAAAGGCCGTCTGAACATTCAGACGGCCTTTTTGTATGGTTTTATTTTTTCTTCTTCAACCAAACGCCGCTTTCGATATGGTGGGTAAATGGGAATTGGTCGAACAGGGCGGCGCGTTCAATGGTATGGGTTTGACAGAGCGTGTCGAGATTGGCGCGCAGGGTCTCAGGGTTGCAGGAAATATAGAGGACGTTGTCGAATCGGGCCACCAATTTGAGCGTCTCATCATCAACACCGGCGCGTGGAGGATCGACAAAAATAGTTGAAAAGTCATAGTTTTTCAAGTCGATGCCTTGTTCTTGCAGGCGGCGGAATTCACGGTTTTGCGTGTAGGCCTCGGTAAACTCTTCCGCAGACAGGCGGGCGATTTTAAGATTGGTAATTTGGTTGGCTTCAATATTCCATTGGGCGGCGTTGACGGAAGTTTTGGAAACTTCGGTTGCCAGCACCTGATTGAAATGTTGTGAAAGCGGCAGGGTAAAATTGCCGTTGCCGCAGTACAGCTCAAGCAGGTCTTTGCCTAAGTTTTGTGCTGCATTACACGCCCACGTCAGCATTTTTTGGCACACTTGGGCATTGGGTTGGGTAAAGCTGCCCTCGATTTGACGATAGCAGAAGGTTTTGCCGTTGACTTCCAATGCTTCGGTCACAAAATCTTGGCTCAATACGATTTTTTGTCCGCGGCTGCGGCCGATGATGTGGATGCCCAAATTGTGCGCCAGCTCTTGCGTGGCTTGTTGCCATGCTTCGTTCAGCTTCTTGTGGTAAATCATGGTTACCAGCATTTCGCCGCTTAAAGTGGACAAAAATTCGACGGCGTACCAGCGGTTTTTCAGCTCGGGATGATTGGATGCGGCTTCAATCAGTTTCGGCATCAAGGCATTGATGGATTCGGATGCGGCAGGAAATTGGTCGCAACGAATCAGGCTTGCCCCGCTTGCCTTTTGCCCGCGCTCAAACATGGCGTAAAACATTTCGCCGCCCTCATGCCAGATGCGGAACTCGGCACGCATTCTGTAATGCTGTTCCGGAGATTCAAAGACTTCGATTTCAGGGAAATCCAGTCCTTGGAAAAGTTGCTGAAGATATTGCTTTTTATCGGCTAGTTGTTGCTGGTAGGCAGTCATCAGGGCAGTCTTTCAGAAAATAATGGCGAATTATAATATAGTTGGTGCAAAGATACGAAAGGCCGTCTGAAACATTGGTTTCAGACGGCCTTTGATTTCAAAGCATCAGCTTGTCAATCAGCCTTGCATTTGTTTGGCTTGAACGGCAGTCAGGGCGATGGTGAAGACGATGTCTTCAATCAATGCGCCGCGGGACAAGTCGTTAACCGGTTTGCGCAAACCTTGCAATAACGGACCTACGCTCAGGACGTTGGCGCTGCGTTGTACGGCTTTGTAAGTACAGTTGCCGGTATTGAGGTCTGGGAAAACCAAAACGGTTGCTTGACCAGCGACAGCGCTGCCCGGAGCTTTGGATTGGCCAATAGATGGAACGGTAGCCGCATCGTATTGCAACGGACCTTCGATGGCCAAATCAGGGCGTTTTTCATTAGCCAGTTTGGTTGCTTCGATCACTGCATCGACATCAGGGCCGCTGCCCGAGTTGATGGTAGAGTAGGAAATCATGGCTACTTTTGGATCGATACCGAAAGCTTTGGCGCTGTCGGCAGATTGGATGGCGATGTCGGCCAGTTGTTCAGGCGTTGGGTTCGGGTTAACCGCGCAGTCGCCGAATGCCAATACTTGGTTAGGCAGCAACATGAAGAATACGCTGGATACAAGGCTTGCACCCGGAGCGGTTTTAATCAGTTGCAGGGCAGGGCGGATGGTGTTGGCAGTAGTGTGGACTGCGCCGGAAACCAAACCATCCACGTCGTTTTGAGCCATCATCATGGTGCCGAGTACGACAGTGTCTTGCAGCTGTTTGCGTGCATCTTCAGGAGTCAGGCCTTTGGATTTACGCAATTCGCACATTGGCTCGACGTATTGCTCAACCAAAGAAGCAGGATCGATGATTTCCAAAGAATCAGGCAGGGAGATGCCGCGCTCTTTCGCTACGTCCTCAACTTCTTCGCGGGTCGCCAACAGTACGCAACGGGCGATGCCTTTTTCGTGACAGATAGCAGCGGCAGCGACGGTACGTGGTTCTGCACCTTCAGGCAGGACGATGCGCATATCGGCTTTGCGTGCGAAATCGATCAGGTTGTAACGGAATTGA includes these proteins:
- a CDS encoding zinc-dependent alcohol dehydrogenase family protein — protein: MKAMVYHGANDIRFEEKPRPQIIDPTDAVVKIVKTTICGTDLGIWKGKNPEVADGRILGHEGIGIVEEVGDAVKNIKVGDKVIISCVSKCCTCDNCKIQLYSHCRNGGWILGYMIDGTQAEYVRTPYADNSLVPLPDNVNEEVALLLSDALPTAHEIGVQYGDVKPGDTVFIAGAGPVGMSALLTAQLYSPAAIIVCDMDENRLKLAKELGATHTINPASGDVSKQVTAIVGEDGVDCAIEAVGIPATWNMCQDIVKPGGHIAVVGVHGQSVDFKLEKLWIKNLAITTGLVNANTTEMLMKAISSSSVDYTKMMTHHFKFSELEKAYDVFKHAAENQAMKVVLEAD
- the trmA gene encoding tRNA (uridine(54)-C5)-methyltransferase TrmA, whose product is MTAYQQQLADKKQYLQQLFQGLDFPEIEVFESPEQHYRMRAEFRIWHEGGEMFYAMFERGQKASGASLIRCDQFPAASESINALMPKLIEAASNHPELKNRWYAVEFLSTLSGEMLVTMIYHKKLNEAWQQATQELAHNLGIHIIGRSRGQKIVLSQDFVTEALEVNGKTFCYRQIEGSFTQPNAQVCQKMLTWACNAAQNLGKDLLELYCGNGNFTLPLSQHFNQVLATEVSKTSVNAAQWNIEANQITNLKIARLSAEEFTEAYTQNREFRRLQEQGIDLKNYDFSTIFVDPPRAGVDDETLKLVARFDNVLYISCNPETLRANLDTLCQTHTIERAALFDQFPFTHHIESGVWLKKKK
- the pta gene encoding phosphate acetyltransferase, yielding MAKILIAPVSTGLSADAAAKAFAAALNAQVFQAVDSTTEALLAQGKSDDWFDALVGKVAALNADNLVIEGITPDADKLFLAGKNVELALSLDAGVVLALKSDNTDAAAIAQQLNLTKQLYTNSPGLLEGFIIDGAATALGAQVAEQTGLTFFGSSDKLQDVSALAKREAKRLSPAQFRYNLIDFARKADMRIVLPEGAEPRTVAAAAICHEKGIARCVLLATREEVEDVAKERGISLPDSLEIIDPASLVEQYVEPMCELRKSKGLTPEDARKQLQDTVVLGTMMMAQNDVDGLVSGAVHTTANTIRPALQLIKTAPGASLVSSVFFMLLPNQVLAFGDCAVNPNPTPEQLADIAIQSADSAKAFGIDPKVAMISYSTINSGSGPDVDAVIEATKLANEKRPDLAIEGPLQYDAATVPSIGQSKAPGSAVAGQATVLVFPDLNTGNCTYKAVQRSANVLSVGPLLQGLRKPVNDLSRGALIEDIVFTIALTAVQAKQMQG